The DNA segment tgcgaccagtgtagatcatgattcgcctgcacatccatgcagtctgatcaagatctgctctgtttgccatacagtcagtatctttttggtaagcaccccttttaacagttaatagtactgtcaaaactgaatgatggacaaggttattatggaaatttagcagggtaagggtcaataaaatataaatacctttGTCACCATACGACTTGAATTAGCATCATCTGTTGGCATCTGTTTTGCACCTTTAGTCATGAATGCTGGCATCTCTGCTCGTAAACCGAGATCTTCTAACAAAGAAACAGAATCTCTAAATCCTCGGTCCACAACAAATATATCTTTCTCTTTCACAAAATTTCTTATGTCCTCCGTATTTGAACGAAGCATGTGATTTAAGATTGCtgcatcattatttttactgtcaGCAAAGAATGGTCCTACTATGGTAACGAAATACCCAGTTGTTGTCACTACAACCATAGGTTTCACTAACGGTCGACCTTTGTGTATACTGTATGATCTTCTCTGAAACTTAAAATTGCCACTTTTCTGAATATAAATGTACGTACCGTCTAAAACCAGAATCATCTCATCTTCTTCAGCACCAAATAGATGTTTTGCAAGAGGTCTTGTATGTTGTGAAATAATAGTATTTCTAGTGATACTTTCAAGTCCAAGATACAAAGGGACAAAACTCCTCATCAGTGCTTGCCTTACAGTCCTAATAGCCCGTCGCACACTTGATTTACTTACCCTGAAAAGTGTTGCTAACAATTTATTAGACATTCCGGACCGTAGTTTTAATAAAAGCAGCCCTACCGATGTCCGGCTTGTCCGTGCCGGTGTAGCTTTTACTTTGTCCTTTATGTGTGAGAATAAATCATTGAACTGTTCGAGACTAAGTCCAGTTAGATTTCTCATTTCTTCATCCTTTATATTGTCAAAGTCCAATATGTTTTGTTTCTTACAGCACATTTCTCTCATTTGCTTCAGTAAATTCAGAATAGTTGTTCTATTCATAAACGATTGCTCTGTAACTGGTATATTTCGTAAACATTCTGGTCTAAGCatacatgttttttcttcaatGTGACTTGGACAGCATCTTGCTCCAGCAGGAATTATAACATTATGATGAAGAAATGCAGCAAATCGGGCAGGTGCCGAAATAACTATAAGTTTAGGTCCTGGTTTCTTGCATGCCAAACACCGTGCATGTGTTTTTGGTGTAGATGGTATATTTAACTTTACCGAAGGTGGACTGGCTGCTGGAACAGATGAATTTGAAGCGGTTGGGTGAAAATCTGCATCCCTGGTAGATTGAGAATCTCTCTTGCTGTTGTTTTGCTTAGACTTTGTACATATATCATACGTGTAATACTTGTGTTTACATTTGTTGCATATGATATCTTTTTCTGAACTGAGCTCGATAAATAATGCCTTTCTGAGGTATTTCTTCACATCTTTGTTTATAATGCGTCTTTCCTTTGGTTTGGTTCGTTTGTTACACACAACACAGTTGTAGTGTTTCGTCATCTGTAATGAAGCAAACAAATCACTGCATTTTCTCATAGAACATGTGTATAAATAAATTCAGAATGGGCTAGATTAATATAACTCCAAATGTACCAGACGTTTTCTTCAATTACTATTAGAAATTATTCCGGGGAATACAACCCCCACCCATTCCAGATGAGCATGCTCTATAATGCCACTCCACAAACTATCCTGAGAATGTGTACCTACACATTCATAAAGAACTTGGTGCTgtgatatatttataacaaaaaggTGAGAACACCAAAACGTTTTTGGATTTTGATGAAGATGCGTAGGTTATCAGTGCTTttagaatatatcaaatattgatgcctggtaagcttaTAAAATTCTAGTAACAtttgactgaaaaaaagaaaacatagaaatgTAAATCACATGACAATAAtatgttacagattttttttactaaatatatttatttattttgttggatttaacgtcgcaccgacacaattttaggtcatatggcgactttccagctttaatggtggaggaagaccccaggtgcccctccgtgcacactttcatcacgagcgggcacctgggt comes from the Mercenaria mercenaria strain notata chromosome 9, MADL_Memer_1, whole genome shotgun sequence genome and includes:
- the LOC123541944 gene encoding uncharacterized protein LOC123541944, with translation MTKHYNCVVCNKRTKPKERRIINKDVKKYLRKALFIELSSEKDIICNKCKHKYYTYDICTKSKQNNSKRDSQSTRDADFHPTASNSSVPAASPPSVKLNIPSTPKTHARCLACKKPGPKLIVISAPARFAAFLHHNVIIPAGARCCPSHIEEKTCMLRPECLRNIPVTEQSFMNRTTILNLLKQMREMCCKKQNILDFDNIKDEEMRNLTGLSLEQFNDLFSHIKDKVKATPARTSRTSVGLLLLKLRSGMSNKLLATLFRVSKSSVRRAIRTVRQALMRSFVPLYLGLESITRNTIISQHTRPLAKHLFGAEEDEMILVLDGTYIYIQKSGNFKFQRRSYSIHKGRPLVKPMVVVTTTGYFVTIVGPFFADSKNNDAAILNHMLRSNTEDIRNFVKEKDIFVVDRGFRDSVSLLEDLGLRAEMPAFMTKGAKQMPTDDANSSRMVTKIRWVVESANARIKAWKYLDHVLPTSQVPYIGDYVRIVCAVCNKYLPPLSLANLEESDIQLAAHMRHLSSQVNMLKTYVEENKLERGNAKWSAVNDEEYTSYG